From the genome of Bifidobacterium asteroides, one region includes:
- the murD gene encoding UDP-N-acetylmuramoyl-L-alanine--D-glutamate ligase, with protein MDMDLSQKRVLVAGLGISGRSVAAALRGRTAGVTTADQRAPQADLHDFDQVDWSQVDLVMASPVFNPRTPFILEAQRRGIPVVSEVEMAWMLRVPSARTGRPAPWVGITGTNGKTSTTRLVASMMQASGFTAPAVGNIGKAVSTAVLDPDNDILCVELSSFQLHFTFSPALECAAITNLADDHLDWHGGFEAYAADKARIYRGVRKALVYNADDYRVSDLARQARPAPGCRRVGFTLGQPESGQLGVEGGWVVDRSGLTGQDLEEGVRLVRMADLRDLCEPDGTVYPHLLADALCALALGLGAGARVDAAIEAMCAFTPGDHRISTVATLGQGAQAIRFVDDSKATNAHAAQASLASYHDGQVVWLAGGLAKGARFDDLVRSRKSKLAAAVIIGQDQQPMVQAIKDQAPDLPITLIDPGAGDQVMARAVRAAGSYAQPGQVVLLAPACASMDQFASYADRGDQFAQQATQWVHEHEARY; from the coding sequence ATGGATATGGACTTGAGCCAGAAGCGTGTACTGGTCGCTGGGCTGGGCATTTCCGGACGGAGCGTGGCCGCAGCCCTGCGAGGCCGGACGGCCGGGGTGACCACTGCAGACCAGCGTGCCCCACAGGCCGATCTTCATGACTTCGACCAGGTGGACTGGAGCCAGGTTGACCTGGTCATGGCTTCGCCAGTCTTCAATCCGCGTACTCCATTTATCCTTGAGGCCCAGCGTCGGGGCATTCCCGTGGTCAGCGAGGTGGAGATGGCTTGGATGCTACGGGTGCCCTCAGCCCGGACCGGCCGGCCAGCTCCCTGGGTCGGGATCACCGGGACCAACGGCAAGACCTCGACCACTAGGCTGGTCGCCTCCATGATGCAGGCCAGCGGGTTTACGGCCCCTGCGGTGGGCAACATCGGCAAGGCCGTCTCCACAGCCGTCCTGGATCCTGATAATGACATACTCTGCGTGGAGCTGAGCTCCTTCCAGCTGCACTTCACCTTCTCGCCAGCCCTGGAGTGCGCGGCCATCACCAATCTGGCCGACGACCATCTGGACTGGCACGGGGGCTTCGAGGCCTATGCGGCAGACAAGGCGCGCATCTACCGGGGCGTGCGTAAGGCCCTGGTCTACAACGCTGATGACTACCGGGTCTCTGACCTGGCCAGACAGGCGCGGCCAGCCCCCGGCTGCAGGCGGGTGGGCTTCACCCTGGGTCAGCCCGAGTCTGGGCAGCTGGGCGTGGAGGGCGGCTGGGTCGTGGACCGCAGCGGGTTGACCGGCCAGGACCTTGAGGAGGGCGTCAGGCTGGTCCGGATGGCCGATCTGAGGGACCTGTGCGAGCCTGACGGCACGGTCTACCCCCATCTGCTTGCTGATGCCCTCTGCGCCCTGGCTCTGGGCCTGGGGGCTGGGGCCCGTGTTGACGCGGCCATTGAGGCCATGTGTGCTTTCACGCCCGGCGACCACAGGATCAGCACCGTGGCCACTCTGGGTCAGGGTGCGCAGGCCATCCGCTTTGTAGATGATTCCAAGGCCACCAACGCCCACGCTGCGCAGGCTTCCCTGGCCAGCTATCATGACGGCCAGGTGGTCTGGCTGGCCGGCGGACTGGCCAAAGGCGCTCGCTTCGACGATCTGGTCCGGTCCCGCAAATCCAAACTGGCCGCAGCCGTGATCATCGGCCAGGATCAGCAGCCCATGGTCCAGGCCATCAAGGACCAGGCGCCTGATCTTCCGATTACCTTGATCGACCCAGGTGCAGGCGACCAGGTCATGGCCCGGGCCGTTCGTGCGGCCGGATCCTATGCACAGCCCGGCCAGGTGGTTCTGCTAGCCCCCGCCTGCGCCTCCATGGATCAATTCGCCTCTTATGCCGACAGGGGCGACCAGTTCGCCCAGCAGGCAACACAATGGGTCCACGAGCATGAAGCGCGGTACTGA
- a CDS encoding putative peptidoglycan glycosyltransferase FtsW, translating to MKRGTDPRMTPSRESGGKGDYRGWRAILNPLWCYYGFLATVVATTVFGLMMVFSSSAVDLVAQGSSPWSQVIRQSIYAVFGLLLAFLAVRISIDHYRSWSTWFLIASQSVQLLTRTPLGRSANGNEGWISVGGVSMQPAELLKLALCLWLPQALIEAQRQVGEDSDLKSLAKAYAKPAAGFIVSFLLIMLGKDLGTAMIIVIIGFVAFLVSGFPLRWLLSMAVLGMAAVIGFSVYGNSNRTQRIMAAYGKCSADDIQGVCYQSIHGLYAMASGGLTGVGLGNSREKWNYLPEAHNDFIFAVIGEELGFVGAAMLILVFVVMGWCMLRIALTTRDRYAGMVLICLDVWLVGQALVNICVVLGLLPVIGLPLPFVSAGGTALISCLASAGVALKMIRTQPDVMAATDGS from the coding sequence ATGAAGCGCGGTACTGATCCGCGCATGACTCCCTCCCGGGAGTCTGGCGGCAAGGGGGACTACCGGGGCTGGCGGGCTATACTCAATCCGCTCTGGTGCTACTACGGCTTTCTGGCCACGGTCGTCGCTACCACGGTCTTTGGCCTGATGATGGTCTTCTCCTCCTCGGCCGTGGATCTGGTGGCCCAGGGGAGCTCACCCTGGAGCCAGGTCATTCGCCAGAGCATATACGCAGTGTTCGGGCTCTTGCTGGCCTTTCTGGCTGTGAGGATCAGCATCGACCACTACAGGAGCTGGAGCACTTGGTTCCTGATCGCCAGCCAGAGCGTCCAGCTACTGACTCGTACGCCGCTGGGGCGTTCTGCCAACGGCAATGAGGGGTGGATCTCGGTGGGGGGCGTCTCCATGCAGCCGGCCGAGCTGCTCAAGCTGGCCCTGTGTCTGTGGTTGCCTCAGGCGCTGATTGAAGCCCAGCGGCAGGTCGGCGAGGATTCTGACTTGAAGAGCCTGGCCAAGGCCTATGCCAAGCCGGCCGCCGGTTTTATCGTCAGTTTCCTGCTGATCATGCTGGGCAAGGACCTGGGAACGGCCATGATCATCGTGATCATCGGTTTTGTGGCCTTCCTGGTCTCGGGCTTCCCCCTGCGCTGGCTGCTCAGCATGGCAGTTCTGGGGATGGCTGCAGTCATCGGTTTTTCGGTCTACGGCAACAGCAATCGTACCCAGCGGATCATGGCCGCCTATGGCAAGTGTTCGGCCGATGACATTCAGGGTGTCTGCTACCAGTCCATTCACGGGCTCTATGCCATGGCCTCGGGGGGGTTGACTGGGGTTGGGCTGGGCAACTCCAGGGAAAAGTGGAACTATCTGCCCGAGGCGCACAATGACTTCATCTTCGCCGTCATCGGCGAGGAGCTGGGCTTTGTAGGGGCGGCCATGCTTATTCTGGTCTTTGTTGTCATGGGCTGGTGCATGCTGAGAATCGCCCTGACCACCAGGGACCGGTATGCGGGCATGGTGCTGATCTGCCTGGATGTGTGGCTGGTGGGCCAAGCCCTGGTCAACATCTGCGTGGTCCTGGGCCTGCTGCCGGTCATCGGGCTACCCCTGCCCTTCGTATCGGCTGGAGGGACTGCCCTGATCTCCTGCCTGGCCTCGGCCGGGGTGGCTCTGAAGATGATTCGGACCCAGCCGGATGTGATGGCAGCCACGGACGGGTCCTGA
- the mraY gene encoding phospho-N-acetylmuramoyl-pentapeptide-transferase, translating into MIALIIGILVALVVTLAGTPLLIRLVHRLHYGQYIRQDGPKSHLVKRGTPTMGGLVINLAILLGWAASALYRYLSRGESVSLSAMLVLFAMLSMGFLGFIDDFAKVRKKQNLGLSVRAKFIGQFILATIYAVLALKLPTKNGYPSAQAGISFVEQPIIDFRMAGSVLSVVLFIIWVNLLMTAWSNAVNLTDGLDGLASGSSMIAFVGYTVIAFWEGYHLKGGGHPGHAYAVSDPLDLAIIACCAAVACFGFLWYNTNPASIFMGDTGSLALGGLFAALSIATHTELLAVILGGLFVGEAASDVIQVGYFKLTHKRVFKMAPIHHHFELMGWQESKVVVRFWMVDLIFVLLALVCFYADWVVRSGLPI; encoded by the coding sequence GTGATTGCCCTCATCATCGGAATCCTGGTCGCTTTGGTGGTGACGCTGGCGGGGACCCCCCTGCTGATACGCCTGGTCCACCGTCTGCACTACGGCCAGTACATCCGCCAGGACGGGCCCAAGTCCCACCTGGTCAAGCGTGGCACCCCGACCATGGGCGGGTTGGTCATCAACCTGGCTATTCTGCTGGGCTGGGCGGCCTCGGCGCTCTACCGCTACCTGTCGCGGGGGGAATCAGTGTCCCTGTCGGCCATGCTGGTTCTGTTCGCCATGCTGTCCATGGGTTTCCTGGGCTTCATAGACGACTTCGCCAAGGTGCGTAAAAAGCAGAACCTGGGCCTGTCGGTCAGAGCCAAGTTCATCGGCCAGTTCATTCTGGCCACCATATATGCGGTGCTGGCCCTGAAGCTGCCCACCAAGAACGGCTATCCCAGCGCTCAGGCTGGCATATCCTTCGTGGAGCAGCCCATCATCGACTTCCGAATGGCAGGCAGCGTCCTGTCTGTGGTGCTGTTCATCATCTGGGTCAATCTGCTGATGACGGCCTGGAGCAATGCCGTCAACCTGACTGACGGCTTGGACGGGCTGGCTTCGGGCTCCTCCATGATCGCCTTCGTGGGCTATACGGTCATCGCCTTCTGGGAGGGCTACCACTTGAAGGGCGGCGGCCATCCCGGCCATGCCTACGCGGTCTCCGACCCCCTGGATCTGGCCATCATCGCCTGCTGCGCCGCTGTGGCCTGTTTCGGCTTCCTCTGGTACAACACCAATCCAGCCTCCATCTTCATGGGCGATACCGGATCCCTGGCTCTGGGCGGGCTCTTCGCAGCCCTGTCCATCGCCACACACACCGAGCTTCTGGCGGTCATCCTGGGCGGGCTCTTCGTAGGAGAGGCAGCCTCCGATGTCATCCAGGTGGGCTACTTCAAGCTCACACATAAGCGTGTCTTCAAGATGGCGCCCATCCATCACCACTTCGAGCTGATGGGTTGGCAGGAATCCAAGGTGGTTGTCCGGTTCTGGATGGTGGACCTGATTTTCGTCCTGCTGGCCCTGGTCTGCTTCTATGCAGACTGGGTGGTCCGCTCTGGGCTGCCCATCTGA